A stretch of DNA from Candidatus Hydrothermales bacterium:
CCTTTATGAACTTTATTTTTTCTATTTTACCTTCTCTATTTTTTAAAACTAAAAAATAGATCCCCCCTTTTTCTACGTTAATGATTATCTTATCTTTTTTTATTTCATGTGAAAAATAAACTTTTCTTCCAGCACTGTCATAAATTTCAAAACTTTCTATAGCTTCAAATGGAGTCAAGATTATCTTATCGCCCTTAATTAACAATTTTACGTCTAAATTTTTTATAATGGATTTTTCAGATAACTTAGTGAATGATCCTCCGATTATTTTGGAGCCTGATAAAGGATTGTTATAGTAGTCAAAAATAAAGTTGTTTAAAAATTTGACAGTATCACCTGGTCTTACGCTTGGTTTTCCACCATCAGTTGAGAGAAATACAAAAATATAGCTGTCATAAATTATGATATTGCCAATTTCTCCATTTCCTGAAAGCCAACTGTGATTATTTGAGAGTTTAAAAACACTGTTTATATTCATTTTATTTATTTCATTTTTAGGTAAAATATTTTCAGAAAAATAAAAGGCTATAAAATCATCGCTGTCGATGGAAGTATCTGGATAGATATTGTCAAAAGCTAAAATACTGTCGCAACGTGGAAGTTCTAAATCAAAGCTACCTTCAATAGGAGAAAAACCGAAGCATGGATTACCCTTTGTATCATAAATCCTATAGCCCCTAACATAAACTGTATCAAAGTTAAAGATTCTGGAATCCGAGCCTGTAAAAACAAAAAGAAGTGTTTCAGGAGTTATCCAAAGAGAGTAAAAGTTTTCTCCAAAATATCCCCCTTTTTTAAAGTAGAAAAAAGAGTCAACATTTGCTGGATAAATATGAGGCATATTTGTTTTTTCATTAAATATAAAAAACATTGAGTCTCCACTGTTTATACCGTTATCAAAGAAACTCCCATCTTTAGCAATTGCCCTTATTAATTTTGGACCAAGAATATCATCAAAGCTTCCACCTATAATTACTTTTGATCTTCTCCAAAAGCCAAAAGAGTCACTCATTTTTACTTTTACTGTGTCACCCACTTCTACTGAGGGGTAAGTATTTCCTGAGAAGGCAAGAAACACTTTTAGGGTTTCTCCGTTTGTTGACCATTGGGCTCCCCCAAAGTCTCCATAAATATTAAGCCATGAATGATTGTTTGATAATTTAAGGAGGCTATCTACGTTATTTTTATTTATAAACAGCTTTGAAGTCGGTTCGTTAAATATAAAAACTACATAATCATCAGGATCTTTACCGTCCCTTTGAAATGTACCATCCTTAGCCTCAGCCCAAATAGCTATGGGTCCAGTTGTGTCCTCCTCGTAATAAATTCTAATTTGGTCAACAATGGGAGAAAATTCAGGATTTGATGTAAAAAGTTCTAACTTGTATTGAAAAAGAGTATCAGAAAATTTAACAAAACTGTAATTTTCTAAAGATGAAGAGTCAGCTTG
This window harbors:
- a CDS encoding T9SS type A sorting domain-containing protein translates to MIINLIFSLSFILQDTWAGGRDTIVVKRDTLRTFLKAYQVDPFYKTDSLIISRDSLFLVPSSQVFDFGGYEVKGIALKSPDTVFVGVFYPNITVQNFKIFYTLDSLSFTSGRVLYDDKSFNLVKRIYFSKDFGNNLWIGSVSGLGWIFYSNELEYLPPQNFRWIPNSPSASGHSFSDFLIFSPLKMYCSTNRGRIFRYLKSQNIWQSIYQFPSPPGSEPDAHCLFKTRNGLGIAIALADGSGSKIYETLDDVNFYPISPLLPSKQIVGGVLSNPEKNLIVAGNLPTACYLIKNNSYYTTFQSSEVEIFDIFKSNSGIIYLLAYGENTYPKRRIYASSDGIEWNLIESLDKYSNLGTLIPSTGIGYKGNEILVGTSYKPRLFKSKFQSSGHIISNYIKLKGGRGPIKVKAYKIKGKLFGNFKLKIRSFNNINDTIPFSHITPLQADSSSLENYSFVKFSDTLFQYKLELFTSNPEFSPIVDQIRIYYEEDTTGPIAIWAEAKDGTFQRDGKDPDDYVVFIFNEPTSKLFINKNNVDSLLKLSNNHSWLNIYGDFGGAQWSTNGETLKVFLAFSGNTYPSVEVGDTVKVKMSDSFGFWRRSKVIIGGSFDDILGPKLIRAIAKDGSFFDNGINSGDSMFFIFNEKTNMPHIYPANVDSFFYFKKGGYFGENFYSLWITPETLLFVFTGSDSRIFNFDTVYVRGYRIYDTKGNPCFGFSPIEGSFDLELPRCDSILAFDNIYPDTSIDSDDFIAFYFSENILPKNEINKMNINSVFKLSNNHSWLSGNGEIGNIIIYDSYIFVFLSTDGGKPSVRPGDTVKFLNNFIFDYYNNPLSGSKIIGGSFTKLSEKSIIKNLDVKLLIKGDKIILTPFEAIESFEIYDSAGRKVYFSHEIKKDKIIINVEKGGIYFLVLKNREGKIEKIKFIKAK